A genomic segment from Malus domestica chromosome 05, GDT2T_hap1 encodes:
- the LOC139196606 gene encoding cell wall / vacuolar inhibitor of fructosidase 2-like, translating into MDSSIGYATFIASLLLCLSSSPMPFANATTSSLISSVCKQTQDRFGYNYNQCVKSLLKDIPTRSASNLKDLDTAIVKLALTNAQQSKAFFVNALNNTGKGIVKGFEGVKQCVDSYDFAVDGFAFSVRGIKDNDKSVSQILTQVQDEIFRCEKALGSAEIELPDSVSSTNFLTTLCRDVAFVITSQL; encoded by the coding sequence ATGGACTCCTCAATCGGATATGCAACTTTCATTGCATCCTTACTCTTATGTCTCTCATCGTCTCCGATGCCATTTGCAAATGCAACAACGTCTTCATTAATTAGTAGTGTTTGCAAGCAAACCCAAGACCGATTCGGCTACAACTACAATCAATGCGTGAAATCTCTTTTGAAAGATATTCCAACTCGATCAGCATCTAATCTCAAAGATCTTGACACAGCTATTGTTAAATTAGCACTAACAAATGCACAACAAAGCAAAGCTTTCTTTGTCAATGCGCTCAACAACACCGGCAAAGGTATTGTTAAGGGGTTCGAAGGAGTCAAACAATGTGTAGATTCATATGATTTTGCGGTAGACGGTTTCGCTTTCTCAGTGCGAGGGATCAAAGATAATGACAAATCGGTCTCCCAAATACTCACacaagtacaagatgaaatttTTCGTTGTGAAAAAGCATTGGGCTCTGCCGAAATTGAACTTCCTGATTCAGTATCTTCGACAAACTTTTTGACCACGTTATGTAGAGACGTCGCATTTGTTATTACTTCACAGTTATGA
- the LOC139196482 gene encoding uncharacterized protein — translation MDSSIGYATFIASLLLCLSSSPMPFANETASSLISSVCKQTQDRFGYNYNQCVKSLLKDIPTRSASNLKDLDTAIVKLALTNAQQSKAFFVNALNSTGKGIVKGFEGVKQCVDSYDFAVDGFAFSVRGIKDNDKSVSQILTQVQDEIFRCEKALGSAEIELPDSVSSTNFLTTLCRDVAFVITSQL, via the coding sequence ATGGACTCCTCAATCGGATATGCAACTTTCATTGCATCCTTACTCTTATGTCTCTCATCGTCTCCCATGCCATTTGCAAATGAAACAGCGTCTTCATTAATTAGTAGTGTTTGCAAGCAAACCCAAGACCGATTCGGCTACAACTACAATCAATGCGTAAAATCTCTTTTGAAAGATATTCCAACTCGATCAGCATCTAATCTCAAAGATCTTGACACAGCTATTGTTAAATTAGCACTAACAAATGCACAACAAAGCAAAGCTTTCTTTGTCAATGCGCTCAACAGCACCGGCAAAGGTATTGTTAAGGGGTTCGAAGGAGTCAAACAATGTGTAGATTCATATGATTTTGCGGTAGACGGTTTCGCTTTCTCAGTGCGAGGGATCAAAGATAATGACAAATCGGTTTCCCAAATACTCACacaagtacaagatgaaatttTTCGTTGTGAAAAAGCATTGGGCTCTGCCGAAATTGAACTTCCTGATTCAGTATCTTCGACAAACTTTTTGACCACGTTATGTAGAGACGTCGCATTTGTTATTACTTCTCAGTTATGA